In a single window of the Frondihabitans peucedani genome:
- a CDS encoding DsbA family protein, whose amino-acid sequence MTDSHDDDTATTSRGRRQAAREKARLARQRQKRRARGARWAVIGGIGLVVVALVVGIVVVVASSIPSNGPAPANMANDGIAIGAGLKAVSADSQGGVAASPTATTSTGPSSSPSASAPTKATPKPSASATPAPAPTSTTGTTGGQTVKITVYLDYLCPVCGQFEKANNDYIEGLVRSGAATVEYHPIAILNNQSLGTKYSQRAANAGACVADHSPDSYFAFNTAMFANQPEEGTKGLTDAQLVSLVKGLDGVEHVKAIQRCITDETFGSWVTDATQRALKGPIQGASIKKVTGTPTVLVNGQQYKYSTPFTTDEFSNFVVTAAGNSYADTATSTATPEPLPSNSKIGTPAK is encoded by the coding sequence ATGACAGACAGCCACGACGACGACACCGCGACCACGTCGCGCGGGCGCCGACAGGCGGCTCGAGAGAAGGCCCGGCTCGCCCGTCAGCGGCAGAAGCGCCGCGCGCGGGGCGCCCGCTGGGCGGTCATCGGCGGGATCGGTCTGGTGGTCGTGGCCCTCGTCGTCGGCATCGTCGTCGTGGTCGCCAGCTCCATCCCGTCGAACGGCCCTGCCCCCGCGAACATGGCGAACGACGGCATCGCCATCGGCGCCGGCCTGAAGGCCGTGTCGGCCGACTCCCAGGGCGGGGTCGCCGCGTCGCCGACCGCGACCACCTCGACCGGCCCGTCGTCGAGCCCCTCGGCGAGCGCGCCCACCAAGGCCACGCCCAAGCCCTCCGCCAGCGCCACTCCCGCACCCGCTCCGACGAGCACCACCGGCACGACGGGTGGGCAGACTGTCAAGATCACCGTCTACCTCGACTACCTCTGCCCCGTCTGCGGCCAGTTCGAGAAGGCGAACAACGACTACATCGAGGGCCTGGTCCGCTCCGGCGCGGCGACGGTCGAGTACCACCCCATCGCGATCCTGAACAACCAGTCGCTCGGCACGAAGTACTCCCAGCGCGCGGCGAACGCGGGCGCCTGCGTCGCCGACCACTCGCCCGACTCCTACTTCGCCTTCAACACGGCCATGTTCGCGAACCAGCCGGAGGAGGGCACCAAGGGCCTGACCGACGCGCAGCTGGTGTCGCTCGTCAAGGGCCTCGACGGCGTCGAGCACGTCAAGGCGATCCAGCGGTGCATCACCGACGAGACCTTCGGCTCCTGGGTGACCGACGCGACCCAGCGCGCCCTCAAGGGCCCGATCCAGGGCGCGTCCATCAAGAAGGTGACCGGCACGCCGACGGTCCTCGTCAACGGTCAGCAGTACAAGTACTCCACGCCGTTCACCACCGACGAGTTCAGCAACTTCGTGGTGACGGCGGCCGGCAACAGCTACGCCGACACCGCGACCTCGACGGCCACCCCCGAGCCCCTGCCGAGCAACTCCAAGATCGGCACCCCGGCCAAGTAG
- a CDS encoding YfcE family phosphodiesterase yields MSTTVTLVSDTHVPQRAKALPAAVWEAVESADLVVHAGDWNGLPLLDEFERRAKCLLAVRGNNDGPEFDDRLPLVSNETVDGVRLAVVHQTGDRKGREERADHDHPDAELILFGHSHIPWDTVTPEGRRMLNPGSPTDRRRQPNRTFVTLTLDRGTVRDVILHHLPLD; encoded by the coding sequence GTGTCCACCACCGTCACCCTCGTCTCCGACACCCACGTGCCCCAGCGGGCGAAGGCGCTCCCGGCGGCTGTCTGGGAGGCCGTCGAGAGCGCCGACCTCGTCGTGCACGCGGGCGACTGGAACGGCCTGCCGCTCCTCGACGAGTTCGAGCGGCGCGCGAAGTGCCTCCTGGCCGTCCGCGGCAACAACGACGGGCCCGAGTTCGACGACCGCCTCCCGCTGGTGTCGAACGAGACGGTCGACGGCGTCCGGCTCGCCGTCGTGCACCAGACCGGAGACAGGAAGGGGCGGGAGGAGCGGGCCGACCACGATCATCCCGACGCCGAGCTGATCCTGTTCGGGCACAGCCACATCCCGTGGGACACCGTGACGCCCGAGGGGCGCAGGATGCTCAACCCCGGCTCCCCGACGGACCGCCGCCGCCAGCCCAACCGCACGTTCGTGACGCTGACGCTCGATCGCGGGACGGTGCGCGACGTGATCCTGCACCACCTGCCTCTCGACTGA
- a CDS encoding AI-2E family transporter: MGLFRRSTSTTTSPPSATGDELRALAATGSGRGPSWSAQNRLWSDAFGRLATRCLQIILVLLVAIGLVFAMTQLSLVVIPVVLALVVSSAIYPLLALMRRHGVPSILATWIALVGIIVVLGLIVWLIVNAVQNQVGTLAKQATKGVSQLQDFLKDGPFHINDSQIQGAIDSAVKFLQSSTFSSGALAGVSAATSFATGFALFVVVLFFFMKDGPRIWAFLERPFTGEGYERAQRIGDKTVSTFGGYVRGTATVALVDSIGIGIGLFIIGVPLALPLSVIVFLSAFVPLVGATVAGVLAALVALVANGPVAAIIVIGIVVLVNQLEGNFLQPVVMARSLSLHPLVVLIALTAGTIVGGIIGAVLAVPIAAVAWGIVTVWNGPDAPAEFARPKRPEPKL, translated from the coding sequence ATGGGCCTTTTCCGCCGCAGCACATCGACGACCACCAGCCCGCCGAGCGCGACGGGCGACGAGCTCCGGGCCCTCGCCGCAACCGGGAGCGGCCGGGGGCCGTCCTGGTCCGCGCAGAACCGGCTGTGGTCCGACGCGTTCGGGCGCCTCGCGACGCGCTGCCTGCAGATCATCCTGGTCCTCCTGGTCGCCATCGGCCTCGTCTTCGCCATGACGCAGCTCAGCCTGGTCGTGATCCCCGTGGTCCTCGCCCTCGTGGTGTCGTCGGCGATCTACCCGTTGCTGGCGCTGATGCGGCGGCACGGGGTGCCCTCGATCCTGGCGACCTGGATCGCCCTGGTGGGCATCATCGTGGTCCTCGGCCTGATCGTCTGGCTGATCGTCAACGCCGTCCAGAACCAGGTCGGGACCCTCGCGAAGCAGGCCACGAAGGGCGTGAGTCAGCTCCAGGACTTCCTGAAAGACGGCCCCTTCCACATCAACGACTCGCAGATCCAGGGCGCGATCGACTCGGCGGTCAAGTTCCTGCAGAGCTCGACCTTCTCGAGCGGCGCCCTGGCGGGTGTCTCGGCGGCGACCAGCTTCGCGACCGGCTTCGCGCTCTTCGTCGTCGTCCTGTTCTTCTTCATGAAAGACGGTCCCAGGATCTGGGCGTTCCTCGAGCGCCCCTTCACGGGCGAGGGCTACGAGCGCGCTCAGCGGATCGGCGACAAGACGGTGTCGACCTTCGGCGGCTACGTCCGCGGGACGGCGACCGTCGCGCTGGTCGACTCGATCGGCATCGGCATCGGGCTGTTCATCATCGGCGTTCCGCTGGCGCTGCCGCTGTCGGTCATCGTGTTCCTGTCGGCGTTCGTGCCGCTGGTCGGCGCGACGGTGGCGGGCGTCCTCGCCGCCCTGGTCGCCCTGGTGGCGAACGGTCCGGTGGCCGCGATCATCGTCATCGGCATCGTCGTCCTGGTCAATCAGCTGGAGGGGAACTTCTTGCAGCCGGTCGTCATGGCGAGGTCGCTGTCGCTGCACCCGCTCGTCGTGCTGATCGCCCTGACCGCCGGCACCATCGTCGGCGGCATCATCGGCGCCGTCCTGGCCGTGCCGATCGCCGCGGTCGCGTGGGGCATCGTCACCGTCTGGAACGGCCCCGACGCCCCCGCGGAGTTCGCGAGACCGAAGAGGCCCGAGCCGAAGCTCTGA
- a CDS encoding ROK family protein: protein MTVLALAIDVGGTKVEAALVDDRGVVLPGSRDRRPTGGGSSSDELAEAVREVAEHALRALPEGARVVGTGIGSAGPVDLHEGTVSPINLPAWRGFPLRTLVEGLVGETVPDSAPVTLRLDGVSLALAEHWVGATQGVDNALAITVSTGVGGGLIVNGRLLSGGTGNAGHIGQIQIASRTPGQTSQSATLEVLASGPHTVAWAQDQGWTGTRGEDLAAGYAAGDELAIRAVKRSATALGEAITSVTTLLDLDVVAVGGGFSRVSPDYLDLVRAVIDEAAYNSYATRIRVVKSGLSDESPLIGAAALVHQSHLLG from the coding sequence GTGACTGTTCTCGCTCTCGCAATCGACGTCGGCGGCACCAAGGTCGAGGCCGCTCTGGTCGACGACCGGGGTGTCGTCCTGCCCGGCAGCCGCGACCGGCGCCCGACCGGCGGAGGGTCGTCGTCCGACGAGCTCGCCGAGGCGGTCCGCGAAGTGGCGGAGCACGCGCTCCGAGCCCTGCCCGAAGGCGCCCGCGTCGTCGGGACGGGCATCGGAAGCGCCGGCCCCGTCGACCTGCACGAGGGGACCGTCTCGCCGATCAATCTGCCCGCGTGGCGCGGCTTCCCGCTCCGCACCCTCGTCGAGGGCCTCGTGGGCGAGACCGTCCCGGATTCGGCGCCGGTCACCCTGCGCCTCGACGGCGTGAGCCTCGCGCTCGCCGAGCACTGGGTGGGCGCCACGCAGGGCGTCGACAACGCCCTCGCCATCACGGTCTCGACCGGCGTCGGCGGCGGGCTCATCGTCAACGGGCGCCTGCTCTCGGGCGGCACCGGCAACGCCGGGCACATCGGCCAGATCCAGATCGCCTCCCGCACGCCGGGCCAGACGTCGCAGTCCGCCACCCTCGAGGTGCTCGCCTCCGGCCCCCACACCGTGGCCTGGGCGCAGGATCAGGGGTGGACGGGCACTCGAGGCGAAGACCTGGCTGCGGGCTACGCGGCGGGCGACGAGCTCGCGATCCGAGCGGTGAAGCGGTCGGCGACAGCGCTCGGCGAGGCCATCACCTCGGTAACCACGCTGCTCGACCTCGACGTCGTCGCGGTCGGCGGCGGATTCTCACGCGTCAGCCCCGACTACCTCGATCTCGTCCGAGCGGTGATCGACGAGGCCGCCTACAACTCGTACGCCACCAGGATCCGCGTCGTGAAGTCGGGCCTGTCGGACGAGAGCCCGCTGATCGGCGCGGCCGCCCTCGTGCACCAGTCACACCTGCTCGGCTGA
- a CDS encoding NADP-dependent oxidoreductase — protein sequence MNRTFKAVEFDSYGDVGVLHLSEHEMPAPAADEILVEIVAAGLNHIENFIRQGDFAKRYPVAFPARQGSCFAGLVVKRGDAVKDLRVGDAVIGHAVGGGAHATHATVPRSQVVKKPDNIPWEVAGGLYLAGCTAYATVDSLDLDSSDCVVISAAAGGVGSIECQLALAAGAKVIGTCSPHNHDYLRSIGVVPVTYGEGIVDRIREKAGRPVTAFIDNFGGDNPKRAKELGVPKKRLRTSEERLETEFRFLAAGRDDPEPAQILSELVTLLTEQKVRILISGFYPFEYIAQAFDDMAEMHSRGKVVVGMMPVETGSRSSWYLSGKARTLHEVPMERKTPVWTGRKEA from the coding sequence ATGAACCGCACTTTCAAGGCAGTGGAGTTCGACTCCTACGGCGACGTCGGCGTGCTCCATCTCAGCGAGCACGAGATGCCCGCGCCGGCCGCCGACGAGATCCTGGTCGAGATCGTCGCCGCAGGGCTGAACCACATCGAGAACTTCATCCGCCAGGGCGACTTCGCCAAGAGGTACCCGGTGGCCTTCCCGGCCCGGCAGGGATCCTGCTTCGCCGGACTCGTCGTGAAGCGCGGCGACGCGGTGAAGGACCTGCGTGTCGGTGACGCCGTCATCGGGCACGCCGTCGGCGGCGGTGCCCACGCGACCCACGCGACGGTGCCCCGCTCGCAGGTCGTGAAGAAGCCCGACAACATCCCGTGGGAGGTCGCCGGAGGGCTCTACCTCGCGGGCTGCACCGCGTACGCCACCGTCGACTCGCTCGACCTCGACTCGAGCGACTGCGTCGTCATCTCGGCTGCGGCCGGCGGCGTCGGCAGCATCGAGTGCCAGCTGGCCCTCGCCGCCGGGGCCAAGGTGATCGGAACCTGCAGCCCGCACAACCACGACTACCTCCGGTCGATCGGCGTCGTCCCGGTGACCTACGGCGAGGGCATCGTCGACCGGATCCGGGAGAAGGCGGGCCGCCCCGTCACCGCGTTCATCGACAACTTCGGCGGCGACAACCCCAAGCGCGCCAAGGAGCTCGGCGTGCCGAAGAAGCGGCTCCGCACCAGCGAGGAGCGCCTCGAGACCGAGTTCCGCTTCCTGGCGGCGGGTCGAGACGATCCTGAGCCCGCGCAGATCCTGTCGGAGCTGGTCACCCTGCTGACCGAGCAGAAGGTGCGCATCCTGATCTCGGGCTTCTACCCGTTCGAGTACATCGCCCAGGCGTTCGACGACATGGCCGAGATGCACTCGCGCGGCAAGGTCGTCGTCGGGATGATGCCGGTCGAGACGGGATCGCGGTCGAGCTGGTACCTGTCGGGCAAGGCCAGGACCCTGCACGAGGTGCCGATGGAGCGGAAGACGCCCGTCTGGACCGGGCGCAAGGAGGCGTAG
- a CDS encoding DUF5997 family protein, with translation MKPFTAAKKLGIHLPATPAEFQETPVTREAFQALVDSPPEWLVELRRTGPHPRPEVARKLGVTISGLARGGVEDALTTDEIHALLEEMPYWLSQERFNLAAVRDEELRVKQRDADRAAKRAAEAAEGR, from the coding sequence ATGAAGCCGTTCACCGCGGCGAAGAAGCTCGGCATCCACCTGCCGGCCACCCCGGCGGAGTTCCAGGAGACGCCCGTGACCCGCGAGGCGTTCCAGGCCCTCGTCGACTCGCCTCCGGAGTGGCTCGTCGAGCTCCGCCGCACCGGACCCCACCCGCGGCCCGAGGTCGCCAGGAAGCTCGGCGTGACCATCTCGGGCCTCGCCCGCGGCGGCGTCGAGGACGCCCTCACGACCGACGAGATCCACGCGCTCCTCGAGGAGATGCCGTACTGGCTCTCGCAGGAGCGCTTCAACCTGGCCGCCGTCCGCGACGAGGAGCTCCGCGTCAAGCAGCGCGACGCCGACCGGGCCGCCAAGCGAGCAGCCGAGGCCGCCGAAGGCCGCTGA
- a CDS encoding LysR family transcriptional regulator substrate-binding protein codes for MTLTKWLRVWNERHPATPLRISPIEGQDALAPLRDGAADVVFARLPIDGDGLHVIPLYEEQPVVVLPREHALAEADSLDLADLDGLARLDLDHSLTPASAVEVVEAGAGVAVMPQSLARLHARKGVVARPLSGVDPTTIALVWPTDATTDDVSDFIGVVRGRTANSSRTRAAEETAAEAAAAAKEARAARAKAKKAAKNAAKNPAKNASASGGRPQARGPQRGKGRGGPSRGRRS; via the coding sequence GTGACCCTGACGAAGTGGCTCCGGGTCTGGAACGAGCGCCACCCCGCCACGCCGCTCCGCATCTCTCCGATCGAGGGGCAGGATGCCCTGGCACCCCTCCGCGACGGGGCCGCCGACGTGGTCTTCGCCCGGCTCCCGATCGACGGCGACGGGCTCCACGTGATCCCGCTCTACGAGGAGCAGCCGGTCGTCGTCCTGCCCAGGGAGCACGCCCTCGCCGAGGCCGACTCCCTCGACCTCGCCGACCTCGACGGCCTCGCGCGCCTCGACCTCGACCACTCCCTGACTCCGGCTTCCGCCGTCGAGGTGGTGGAGGCGGGGGCCGGCGTCGCGGTCATGCCGCAGTCTCTGGCGCGCCTGCACGCTCGCAAGGGCGTCGTCGCCAGGCCGCTCTCGGGCGTCGACCCGACGACCATCGCGCTCGTCTGGCCGACCGACGCCACCACCGACGACGTGTCCGACTTCATCGGCGTCGTCCGAGGCCGGACCGCCAACAGCTCCCGGACGCGCGCCGCCGAGGAGACGGCTGCCGAGGCCGCCGCCGCCGCCAAGGAGGCGCGGGCCGCCCGCGCGAAGGCGAAGAAGGCTGCCAAGAACGCCGCCAAGAACCCGGCCAAGAACGCGTCGGCATCGGGCGGCCGACCGCAGGCGCGGGGCCCGCAGCGCGGCAAGGGCCGCGGCGGGCCGTCGCGCGGCCGTCGATCCTGA
- a CDS encoding SDR family oxidoreductase — MTKTSAPVVLLTGVGRRENIAAACALRLARDGWDVALVTWAAYDRTMTWGDRPDDVAELAAEIEALGRRAVVLAADLADPAVAEGLVERAASELGPVSGLVLSHSQSVDSSILDTSVESFDLHFAVNVRAAWLLIRGLASQVPEGGGSIVALTSDHTVHNLPYGASKGALDRIVIAAARELAHLGLSSNALNPGPVDTGWMDDDTRRVLTERQPTGRLGTPAQIAETVRFLLSPEGHWVSGQLIKADGAFSV, encoded by the coding sequence ATGACGAAGACGTCCGCCCCCGTCGTCCTGCTGACCGGCGTCGGCCGCCGCGAGAACATCGCTGCCGCCTGCGCCCTGCGACTCGCTCGAGACGGGTGGGATGTCGCCCTGGTGACCTGGGCCGCCTACGACCGCACGATGACGTGGGGCGACCGTCCCGACGACGTGGCGGAGCTGGCCGCCGAGATCGAGGCTCTCGGGCGGAGGGCCGTCGTGCTCGCAGCCGATCTCGCGGATCCTGCGGTCGCCGAAGGCCTGGTCGAGCGGGCCGCGAGCGAGCTCGGCCCGGTGTCGGGTCTCGTCCTGTCGCACTCGCAGAGCGTCGACTCGAGCATCCTCGACACCTCGGTCGAGAGCTTCGACCTGCACTTCGCCGTCAACGTCCGGGCGGCCTGGCTGCTCATCCGGGGCCTCGCCTCCCAGGTCCCCGAGGGCGGCGGCTCGATCGTGGCCCTCACGAGCGACCACACCGTGCACAACCTGCCCTACGGCGCGAGCAAGGGCGCCCTCGACCGGATCGTGATCGCCGCTGCCCGCGAGCTCGCTCACCTCGGCCTGTCGTCGAATGCGCTGAACCCGGGGCCGGTCGACACCGGCTGGATGGACGACGACACCCGGCGAGTGCTCACCGAGCGGCAGCCGACGGGGCGCCTCGGGACTCCGGCGCAGATCGCGGAGACCGTGCGCTTCCTCCTCTCGCCGGAGGGGCACTGGGTCTCCGGGCAGCTGATCAAGGCCGACGGCGCCTTCTCGGTCTGA
- a CDS encoding YdeI/OmpD-associated family protein gives MPTFHTTVLQARVNATGLEVPPEIVDELGSGRKPAVVVTVGDYTYRSTVAVMGGRFLIPLSSEHRSASGLAAGDEIDVTLTLDDAPREIAVPSDLLSLLAAEPVLQSAFERLSYSRKRALVEPVDQAKTPETRQRRIDKVLDALRS, from the coding sequence ATGCCGACCTTCCACACCACCGTCCTGCAGGCCCGCGTCAACGCCACCGGCCTCGAGGTGCCGCCCGAGATCGTCGACGAGCTCGGCTCGGGCAGGAAGCCGGCGGTCGTCGTGACCGTCGGTGACTACACGTACCGCAGCACGGTGGCCGTCATGGGCGGCCGCTTCCTGATCCCGCTCAGCTCCGAGCACCGCAGCGCCTCCGGGCTGGCCGCCGGAGACGAGATCGACGTCACGCTGACCCTCGACGACGCACCGCGCGAGATCGCCGTCCCCTCCGACCTCCTGTCGCTGCTCGCCGCCGAGCCGGTACTCCAGTCGGCCTTCGAGAGGCTGTCGTACAGCCGGAAGCGGGCGCTCGTCGAACCGGTCGACCAGGCGAAGACCCCCGAGACGAGGCAGCGCCGCATCGACAAGGTGCTCGACGCCCTCCGGTCCTGA
- a CDS encoding MFS transporter, protein MNWSLLRLPAFRSLFIGRLLSWIGSGAGPVALVFASIDLGAGVTGLGVIVACRSVPNLVLILFGGALADRLSKRTVAVGASMLSAASLAGGALLLATGLASLPLLGVLAALNGAGAAFFAPATSAVLRDVVGDRLIRDATVLGRVSMNIGLIVGTAVGGGIVQAFSPEIALAVGSLLFTCAIAAFAGLPRGVVGAVRGGSFGRELAQGLAFVARTRWLLATLLLSLVAQFAFAGGVQVLGPIAADHTFGRGLWGFAGAVQTLGLVVGAVVAGGMRGRLRLAVATLGVLGMALPLGVLALILSVSPYVVDPLHWFFWLSVALFGASVGLELFTIPLDVAIQLQVPRSYLARVYACLTLASLVGMPLGEVVVGPSVGLVGAPLTLVALASLVVVAVAAVGLNGRVRRVDAEVVESAQRSRS, encoded by the coding sequence ATGAACTGGTCGCTCCTGCGCCTGCCGGCGTTCCGGTCGCTCTTCATCGGCCGCCTCCTCTCCTGGATCGGCAGCGGCGCGGGGCCCGTCGCGCTCGTCTTCGCGAGCATCGACCTGGGCGCCGGAGTGACCGGCCTCGGGGTGATCGTCGCGTGCCGCTCGGTGCCGAACCTCGTGCTGATCCTGTTCGGCGGCGCCCTGGCCGACCGCCTCTCGAAGCGGACGGTCGCGGTCGGAGCGTCGATGCTGTCGGCCGCCTCGCTGGCCGGCGGCGCGCTCCTCCTCGCGACCGGGCTGGCGAGCCTCCCGCTGCTCGGGGTACTCGCGGCGCTGAACGGAGCGGGGGCCGCGTTCTTCGCCCCGGCGACGAGCGCGGTGCTCCGCGACGTCGTCGGCGACCGGCTGATCCGAGACGCCACCGTGCTCGGCCGCGTCAGCATGAACATCGGGCTCATCGTCGGCACGGCGGTCGGCGGCGGGATCGTGCAGGCGTTCTCGCCCGAGATCGCCCTCGCCGTCGGGTCCCTCCTGTTCACCTGCGCGATCGCAGCCTTCGCGGGCCTCCCCCGCGGTGTCGTGGGTGCCGTCCGCGGCGGCTCGTTCGGCCGGGAGCTCGCGCAGGGGCTCGCCTTCGTCGCGCGGACCCGGTGGCTGCTCGCCACGCTGCTGCTCTCGCTGGTCGCGCAGTTCGCGTTCGCCGGCGGGGTGCAGGTGCTCGGTCCGATCGCGGCCGACCACACGTTCGGTCGCGGGCTCTGGGGCTTCGCGGGCGCCGTGCAGACGCTCGGCCTGGTCGTCGGAGCGGTGGTCGCCGGCGGCATGCGCGGACGGCTGCGGCTGGCGGTGGCGACGCTCGGGGTGCTGGGAATGGCGCTCCCGCTGGGGGTGCTGGCCCTCATCCTGAGCGTGTCGCCCTACGTCGTCGACCCGCTGCACTGGTTCTTCTGGCTGAGCGTGGCGCTCTTCGGCGCGAGCGTCGGGCTCGAGCTGTTCACCATCCCTCTCGACGTCGCGATCCAGCTGCAGGTGCCGCGGAGCTACCTCGCCCGCGTCTACGCCTGCCTCACGCTCGCCTCACTCGTCGGGATGCCGCTCGGCGAGGTCGTCGTCGGTCCGTCCGTCGGTCTTGTCGGGGCTCCGCTCACGCTCGTGGCGCTGGCGTCGCTCGTCGTCGTGGCGGTCGCGGCTGTCGGCCTCAACGGGCGGGTGAGGCGGGTCGACGCCGAGGTCGTGGAATCGGCGCAGCGCTCGCGATCCTGA
- a CDS encoding TetR/AcrR family transcriptional regulator yields the protein MTTEEAADGPARAPRRKSGTPGHYAKGLAKREAILDAALPVFGQAGFHGASLREIARQCGVSHQSLMHYFPTKDELLLAVLRRRDERLRRHFDDAGGMRLDELVDLAEDNVDVPGVIQLFNTASAESTSPGHPAHDYYADFYERIVASTTTYLRAAESHGLLAPGFTAETAARVVLSVQDGLQLQWLYDRDRVHVADLMRLVIGTVITVPLAELDALAAEPV from the coding sequence GTGACTACCGAGGAGGCCGCTGACGGTCCGGCCCGGGCGCCTCGCCGGAAGAGCGGTACGCCGGGTCACTACGCGAAGGGTCTCGCCAAGCGCGAGGCGATCCTCGACGCAGCCCTCCCGGTGTTCGGGCAGGCGGGCTTCCACGGGGCGTCGCTCCGCGAGATCGCCCGGCAGTGCGGCGTCTCGCACCAGTCGCTCATGCACTACTTCCCGACCAAGGACGAGCTGCTGCTCGCGGTGCTCCGCCGCCGCGACGAGCGCCTCCGCCGCCACTTCGACGACGCGGGCGGGATGCGCCTCGACGAGCTCGTCGACCTTGCCGAGGACAACGTGGACGTGCCGGGCGTGATCCAGCTGTTCAACACCGCGTCGGCCGAGTCCACGTCGCCGGGCCACCCGGCCCACGACTACTACGCCGACTTCTACGAGCGGATCGTCGCCTCGACGACGACCTACCTCCGCGCGGCGGAGTCGCACGGGCTGCTCGCGCCCGGCTTCACCGCCGAGACGGCCGCGCGCGTCGTGCTCTCCGTCCAGGACGGCCTCCAGCTCCAGTGGCTCTACGACCGAGACCGGGTGCACGTCGCCGACCTCATGCGCCTCGTCATCGGCACCGTGATCACCGTCCCGCTGGCCGAGCTCGACGCGCTCGCCGCCGAGCCCGTGTAA